One segment of Phaeacidiphilus oryzae TH49 DNA contains the following:
- a CDS encoding SHOCT domain-containing protein codes for MYQTLLADGWHGGPGPWILLVPLFWAAVVFGVVTLVRRSRGWRGGPPWAAVRQAGAAGAAGTQQFFRGGVPEPVDVLKRRYAEGELDEYEYRARLSVLTDEDPAAPGPTVTGTEAAPPADAPQDPPTER; via the coding sequence ATGTACCAGACCCTGTTGGCCGACGGCTGGCACGGCGGTCCCGGGCCGTGGATCCTGCTGGTGCCGCTCTTCTGGGCCGCCGTGGTGTTCGGCGTGGTGACGCTGGTCCGCCGGTCCAGGGGGTGGCGGGGCGGCCCGCCGTGGGCCGCCGTACGGCAGGCCGGAGCGGCCGGAGCGGCCGGCACCCAGCAGTTCTTCCGGGGCGGCGTCCCGGAACCGGTGGACGTGCTGAAGCGCCGCTACGCCGAGGGCGAGCTGGACGAGTACGAGTACCGGGCCCGGCTGAGCGTCCTGACCGACGAGGACCCGGCGGCGCCGGGGCCGACGGTCACCGGGACCGAGGCGGCGCCGCCCGCGGACGCCCCGCAGGACCCGCCGACGGAGAGGTGA
- a CDS encoding helix-turn-helix transcriptional regulator codes for MDRAALAEFLRSRREALQPEDVGLPAGARRRTRGLRREEVASLAVMSTDYYTRLEQQRGPQPSEQMLSSLARALRLTNDERAYLYRVAGHSAPESRSADPHVAPALLRVLDRLSDTPALILSDLGETLVQNAMAAALLGDASGHTGPARSEVYRWFTDPSARLRYPEADRDRQSRAQVANLRASYGRHGARSRAGELVRLLQRASAEFAELWERQEVAQRFQDHKTLIHPELGEIEVDCQVLFTEDQSQALLVLTAPPRTEAEEKLRLLSVLGLDRFAPAERG; via the coding sequence ATGGACCGTGCCGCACTCGCCGAATTCCTGCGCAGCCGCCGCGAGGCGCTGCAGCCCGAGGACGTCGGGCTGCCCGCGGGCGCCCGCCGCCGGACCCGCGGACTGCGGCGGGAGGAGGTGGCCTCGCTGGCGGTGATGTCCACCGACTATTACACCCGGTTGGAGCAGCAGCGCGGCCCGCAGCCGAGCGAGCAGATGCTCTCCTCGCTGGCCCGGGCGCTGCGGCTGACCAACGACGAGCGGGCGTATCTGTACCGGGTCGCGGGCCATTCGGCGCCCGAGTCGCGGTCGGCCGACCCGCATGTCGCCCCCGCGCTGCTGCGGGTGCTCGACCGGCTCTCCGACACCCCGGCGCTGATCCTCTCCGACCTGGGCGAGACGCTGGTGCAGAACGCGATGGCGGCCGCGCTGCTCGGCGACGCCTCCGGCCACACCGGCCCGGCGCGCAGCGAGGTCTACCGGTGGTTCACCGACCCCTCGGCGCGGCTGCGCTACCCCGAGGCGGACCGGGACCGGCAGAGCCGCGCCCAGGTGGCCAACCTGCGCGCCTCGTACGGGCGGCACGGTGCGCGCTCGCGGGCCGGCGAGCTGGTGCGGCTGCTGCAGAGGGCGAGCGCGGAGTTCGCCGAGCTGTGGGAGCGGCAGGAGGTCGCCCAGCGCTTCCAGGACCACAAGACGCTGATCCATCCGGAGCTGGGCGAGATCGAGGTCGACTGCCAGGTCCTGTTCACCGAGGACCAGTCCCAGGCCCTACTGGTGCTGACCGCTCCCCCGCGCACCGAGGCCGAGGAGAAGCTGCGCCTCCTCTCCGTCCTCGGCCTCGACCGCTTCGCTCCCGCGGAGCGCGGCTAG
- a CDS encoding SDR family oxidoreductase yields MNISGNTVFIPGSTSGIGLALALELQSRGNTVIVGGRRAELLDRIAAEHPGLDTVQIDTTDPASIASAADEVLAKHPDLNVLVAMAGVMRVEDWHRPESFLESAESVVTTNVLGPIRLIGAFVEHLQAQPDATIMTVSSGLAFAPLKVTPSYNASKAAIHMLSESLRLQLADTSVRIVELVPPAVRTALLPGQEESEFAMPLDEFVSEVVGLIESQPDAREIQVERVKFLRYGEARGDYDQVVATLNQADPHGK; encoded by the coding sequence ATGAACATCTCCGGAAACACCGTCTTCATCCCCGGTTCCACCAGCGGCATCGGCCTCGCCCTCGCCCTGGAGCTCCAGTCCCGGGGGAACACCGTGATCGTCGGCGGCCGGCGCGCCGAGCTGCTGGACCGGATCGCGGCCGAGCACCCGGGCCTGGACACCGTGCAGATCGACACCACCGACCCGGCGAGCATCGCCTCCGCCGCCGACGAGGTGCTGGCCAAGCACCCGGACCTGAACGTCCTGGTCGCCATGGCCGGTGTGATGCGGGTCGAGGACTGGCATCGGCCCGAGTCCTTCCTGGAGTCCGCCGAGTCCGTGGTGACGACCAACGTCCTCGGGCCGATCCGGCTGATCGGGGCCTTCGTGGAGCACCTCCAGGCGCAGCCGGACGCCACGATCATGACCGTCTCCTCGGGGCTGGCCTTCGCGCCGCTCAAGGTCACGCCGAGTTACAACGCCTCCAAGGCCGCGATCCACATGCTGAGCGAGTCCCTGCGGCTCCAGCTCGCCGACACCTCGGTGCGGATCGTGGAGCTGGTGCCGCCGGCGGTCCGCACCGCGCTGCTCCCCGGGCAGGAGGAGAGCGAGTTCGCGATGCCGCTGGACGAGTTCGTCTCCGAGGTGGTCGGCCTGATCGAGTCGCAGCCGGACGCCCGCGAGATCCAGGTCGAGCGGGTGAAGTTCCTCCGCTACGGCGAGGCCCGCGGCGACTACGACCAGGTGGTCGCGACCCTCAACCAGGCGGACCCCCACGGCAAGTAG
- a CDS encoding ROK family protein, with translation MTQIRTSPASQHADRGRAALGPALALVHTGRAPTRSSLTSALGVTRGTAGAIAAELRQLGLISIDTSPLVSSGRGRPSHRLAPAEDGPVVLAARVHAGGIEVALVGLGAVIVEPRLRLPLPRPAEPEPVLRAVAEAGARLVGGSARRCLGFGLSVPSPVTVPDRTALAAIYLDWPPNTPVGELFDHEVRRVGLELPRFIGNDANLSALAEHRHGAGRDARHLLYVMTGDRGVGGGLVVDGRLHQGSSGLAIEVGQLTVRQDDGARLCACGRRGCLDVEADPPALLAAAGVGAVDGQPVLEQAEALLRERGTEPRVREAVREVVDRLGLGIAGMVNLLNPDRVVLGALHADLLAAEPERLARVVAERAYWGRSGRIPIVAAQLGEPDLVGAAELAWQPVLDDPLTCA, from the coding sequence GTGACCCAGATCAGGACAAGCCCTGCAAGCCAGCACGCGGATCGCGGCCGGGCCGCCCTCGGACCCGCCCTCGCCCTGGTGCACACCGGGCGCGCGCCGACCCGCTCGTCGCTCACCTCAGCCCTCGGCGTCACCCGCGGCACGGCCGGCGCGATCGCCGCGGAGCTGCGGCAGTTGGGGCTGATCTCGATCGACACCAGTCCGCTGGTGAGCAGCGGCCGGGGCCGGCCCTCGCATCGGCTGGCGCCGGCCGAGGACGGTCCGGTGGTGCTGGCCGCGCGGGTGCACGCGGGCGGGATCGAGGTCGCCCTGGTCGGGCTCGGGGCGGTGATCGTGGAGCCGCGGCTGCGGCTGCCGCTGCCCCGTCCGGCCGAACCCGAACCCGTGCTGCGGGCGGTGGCGGAGGCGGGGGCGCGGCTGGTGGGCGGCAGTGCCCGGCGCTGCCTGGGGTTCGGGCTCTCCGTCCCGTCGCCGGTCACCGTTCCGGACCGGACGGCGCTGGCCGCGATCTACCTGGACTGGCCGCCGAACACCCCGGTCGGCGAGCTCTTCGACCACGAGGTCCGGCGGGTGGGCCTGGAGCTGCCGAGATTCATCGGCAACGACGCCAACCTCTCCGCGCTGGCCGAGCACCGGCACGGGGCCGGCCGGGACGCCCGGCACCTCCTCTATGTGATGACCGGCGACCGCGGGGTCGGCGGCGGCCTGGTGGTGGACGGCCGGCTGCATCAGGGCAGCAGCGGACTGGCCATCGAGGTAGGGCAGTTGACGGTGCGTCAGGACGACGGGGCACGGCTCTGCGCCTGCGGCCGGCGGGGCTGCCTGGACGTGGAGGCCGATCCCCCGGCGCTGCTGGCCGCCGCCGGCGTCGGCGCGGTGGACGGGCAGCCGGTGCTGGAGCAGGCGGAGGCGCTGCTGCGGGAGCGCGGCACGGAGCCGCGGGTGCGGGAGGCCGTGCGCGAGGTGGTCGACCGGCTGGGGCTGGGCATCGCCGGGATGGTGAACCTCCTCAACCCGGACCGGGTGGTGCTGGGCGCCCTCCACGCGGATCTGCTGGCCGCCGAGCCGGAGCGGCTGGCCCGGGTGGTCGCCGAGCGGGCCTACTGGGGGCGCTCCGGCCGTATCCCGATCGTCGCCGCGCAACTCGGCGAGCCGGATCTGGTCGGCGCGGCGGAACTGGCCTGGCAGCCGGTCCTGGACGACCCTCTGACCTGCGCGTGA